The Argentina anserina chromosome 3, drPotAnse1.1, whole genome shotgun sequence genome includes a region encoding these proteins:
- the LOC126787871 gene encoding scarecrow-like protein 21, with amino-acid sequence MDSRQHFGFSATDSGLSYTASHPTVPSVPNRLLGSLKFDIGNSPNSPFSTQFDSDTVTTPSDSQELSSTEILSGVSHSATSPFETNSYIPKLSLSSSVDCRRDSLQLSSSRTPLLQHANCSPNIKHALQELESALMGPDEEEVTTTNIFGETSRRKGQRSLSWKEEHQSAPVMQRQTSFVSGHRLSEKRHKVLDEAPGQGFPADNLRQLLIACAEALANNNMDDYEKLIEKARGAVSITGEPIQRLGAYMLEGLVARKEASGSNIYRALRCREPESDDLLSYMHILYEICPYLKFGYMAANGAIADACRNEDRIHIIDFQIAQGTQWVTLLQALAARPSGAPHVRITGIDDPVSKYARGDGLEAVGRRLKAISEKFNIPVEFHGVPVFAPDVTRDMLDVRPGEALAVNFPLQLHHTPDESVDVNNPRDGLLRIVKSLSPKVTTLVEQESNTNTTPFLNRFIETLDYYLAMFESIDVTLPRNSKERINVEQHCLARDIVNVIACEGKERVERHELFGKWKSRLTMAGFRQYPLSSYVNSVIRSLLRCYSEHYKLEEKGGAMLLGWKHRNLVSASAWH; translated from the coding sequence ATGGACTCGCGCCAGCATTTTGGTTTCAGCGCAACTGATTCAGGCTTATCTTATACAGCTTCTCATCCTACTGTCCCATCTGTACCTAACAGGTTGCTTGGGTCTTTGAAATTTGATATTGGCAACTCACCAAATTCACCTTTTTCAACTCAGTTTGATTCTGATACGGTTACTACACCAAGCGATAGCCAGGAACTAAGCTCTACAGAAATTCTCTCAGGAGTCAGTCATTCTGCTACCTCTCCATTTGAAACCAACAGTTATATTCCTAAGTTAAGCTTAAGCTCTTCTGTGGATTGTCGTCGGGACAGTCTGCAGCTCTCTTCCAGTAGGACACCTTTGTTACAGCATGCAAATTGTAGCCCCAACATAAAACACGCTTTGCAGGAATTGGAGAGTGCTTTAATGGGGCCTGATGAAGAAGAGGTCACAACAACAAACATTTTTGGGGAAACCAGCAGACGGAAGGGACAGAGATCCCTGTCATGGAAAGAGGAGCATCAGAGTGCACCTGTGATGCAGCGCCAGACGTCCTTTGTGTCAGGGCATAGACTGTCGGAGAAACGTCACAAGGTTCTTGATGAAGCACCAGGACAGGGTTTTCCAGCTGATAATCTGCGACAATTGCTGATAGCATGTGCCGAAGCACTTGCTAACAACAATATGGATGATTATGAGAAGTTGATTGAAAAGGCTAGAGGTGCTGTGTCTATCACCGGAGAACCAATCCAGCGTCTCGGAGCTTACATGTTAGAAGGGTTGGTTGCAAGGAAGGAGGCTTCAGGCTCCAATATCTATCGTGCCCTCAGGTGCAGGGAGCCTGAAAGCGATGACTTGCTTTCATACATGCACATTCTGTACGAGATCTGCCCCTATTTGAAGTTTGGTTACATGGCAGCCAATGGGGCCATTGCTGACGCCTGCAGAAATGAGGACCGTATCCACATTATAGACTTCCAGATCGCTCAGGGTACCCAATGGGTCACTCTTCTTCAAGCTCTTGCAGCAAGACCCAGTGGAGCTCCCCATGTACGAATTACTGGTATTGATGATCCTGTTTCTAAGTATGCTAGAGGGGATGGCTTGGAGGCAGTGGGAAGACGGTTGAAAGCTATCTCTGAGAAATTTAACATCCCAGTTGAATTTCATGGGGTTCCAGTTTTTGCACCCGATGTCACACGGGACATGCTTGATGTCAGGCCTGGTGAGGCTCTGGCGGTGAACTTCCCGTTGCAGCTTCACCACACACCAGATGAAAGTGTTGATGTGAACAATCCGAGGGACGGGCTTCTGAGGATAGTCAAGTCATTATCTCCAAAAGTGACTACTTTGGTTGAGCAAGAATCGAACACGAATACAACCCCATTCTTGAATCGATTTATAGAGACTCTAGACTACTACTTGGCAATGTTTGAGTCTATTGACGTGACCCTGCCGAGGAACAGCAAGGAGAGGATCAACGTGGAGCAGCATTGTTTGGCTCGAGATATTGTCAATGTCATTGCCTGTGAAGGAAAGGAGAGGGTGGAACGTCACGAGCTCTTTGGAAAGTGGAAGTCCAGGTTGACAATGGCAGGATTTCGGCA